Proteins from a genomic interval of Pseudomonas paeninsulae:
- a CDS encoding flavin reductase family protein: protein MQLDFSALTPLDAYRWLASTVTPRPIAWVSSVSRDGISNLAPFSFFQVISDAPPTLMVNVNLRDDGSLKDTLRNVQASGELVIQLVSFAQAEAMNASAAHLAHGVSEFEHCGIASLASERVGVPRVAGAAVAFECRVAQVLAYPPDAPNCHLIFAEVLLAHVDDAVLNDKGRIDPHKLDLVGRLGGMAYTRTRDSFEMRRP from the coding sequence GTGCAGCTGGACTTCAGTGCCCTGACACCTTTGGACGCTTACCGCTGGCTAGCGTCCACGGTTACGCCGCGGCCGATCGCCTGGGTGTCCAGCGTTTCCCGCGATGGCATCAGCAACCTGGCGCCGTTCAGTTTTTTCCAGGTGATCAGCGACGCGCCGCCGACGTTGATGGTCAACGTCAATCTGCGTGACGACGGCAGCCTCAAGGACACGCTGCGCAATGTGCAGGCTAGCGGCGAGCTGGTGATCCAGTTGGTGTCCTTCGCCCAAGCCGAGGCGATGAACGCCAGTGCCGCCCACCTGGCCCATGGGGTCAGCGAGTTCGAGCACTGCGGCATCGCCAGCCTGGCCAGCGAACGAGTTGGCGTACCGCGTGTGGCCGGCGCAGCGGTGGCCTTCGAGTGCCGTGTGGCGCAGGTGTTGGCGTATCCGCCGGATGCGCCGAACTGCCACCTGATCTTCGCCGAAGTGCTGCTCGCCCATGTCGACGATGCGGTGCTCAACGACAAGGGCCGGATCGACCCGCACAAGCTCGATCTGGTCGGCCGCCTGGGCGGCATGGCCTATACCCGTACCCGCGATAGCTTCGAGATGCGCCGCCCCTGA
- the bcsR gene encoding BcsR/BcsP family cellulose biosynthesis protein translates to MGIQPFEEDRLTVEPPEDLTFLLEHYQLKSFQYSELQHEQAVLASVADWPLLSETLRPLLLLVEAAKLDKAD, encoded by the coding sequence ATGGGCATTCAGCCATTTGAAGAAGATCGACTGACGGTGGAGCCACCGGAGGATCTCACCTTCCTCCTCGAACACTACCAACTGAAAAGCTTTCAATATTCAGAGCTGCAACACGAACAGGCCGTACTCGCCTCGGTCGCCGACTGGCCACTGCTGAGCGAAACGCTACGACCACTGCTCCTGCTTGTTGAAGCCGCGAAACTCGACAAGGCAGACTGA